Proteins encoded together in one Thalassotalea crassostreae window:
- a CDS encoding efflux RND transporter periplasmic adaptor subunit, giving the protein MIFKLNNFPLSNRKTSFIVTFIFLAVLLLIAGCGEDPTKSSSKIIDSSQPFYHQVQSEALVKQSSYLVNRKFAGTVVSKQTASLNFEIQGRVDQVLVDEGAKVEQGQLLAQLDSELLSIELKQLKAQLMQVSADMDLVKANLTRNNSLLEQGYTSAQRLDELNAQQNVLLANEQQLNASIEAKQYQINHSQIRAPFAGTVNKRMINNGEVVNQQIIAFEIQRRGNNELKVGVPKSLIPYVKDQKQYHLSINEQDYIVDNLAINSNINLQSRTVQLRFELVDNIEVFNNQIAYFKFQQEHQEQGFWVPLAALTDGIRGTWNIYILKPLENDPELFEIKSHSIVLLHSEQDKAFIQVDLPSGTEILKSGIQRFVPGQKVRKSKTVINTALAH; this is encoded by the coding sequence ATGATATTTAAGTTAAACAATTTTCCGCTCAGCAATAGAAAGACTTCTTTTATTGTCACCTTTATATTTTTGGCCGTGCTATTGCTAATAGCTGGCTGCGGCGAAGATCCGACAAAGAGCAGTAGCAAGATTATCGATTCATCTCAGCCTTTCTATCATCAAGTACAAAGTGAAGCTTTGGTTAAACAATCGAGTTACTTAGTCAATCGAAAGTTTGCCGGCACTGTGGTTAGCAAGCAAACCGCAAGTTTAAATTTTGAAATCCAAGGTCGCGTTGACCAAGTACTCGTAGATGAAGGCGCTAAGGTTGAACAAGGTCAATTACTTGCGCAACTTGATAGTGAATTATTGTCAATCGAGTTAAAGCAACTCAAGGCGCAGTTAATGCAAGTCAGCGCCGATATGGATTTAGTGAAAGCAAACTTAACTCGCAACAATTCTTTATTAGAGCAAGGCTATACGTCTGCACAAAGACTCGATGAACTCAATGCCCAGCAAAATGTATTATTGGCTAATGAACAGCAATTAAATGCCAGTATAGAAGCAAAACAATATCAAATTAACCACAGTCAAATACGCGCGCCATTTGCCGGAACGGTTAACAAACGAATGATCAATAACGGTGAAGTGGTTAACCAACAAATTATTGCCTTTGAAATTCAACGCCGTGGAAACAATGAGTTAAAAGTGGGCGTACCTAAATCCTTAATTCCATACGTTAAAGACCAAAAACAGTACCACTTAAGCATTAACGAACAAGATTATATTGTTGATAATCTAGCGATAAATTCGAATATCAACTTGCAATCAAGAACCGTGCAATTACGTTTCGAACTTGTTGATAATATTGAGGTTTTTAACAACCAAATTGCCTATTTCAAGTTTCAACAAGAGCACCAAGAACAAGGGTTTTGGGTACCATTAGCGGCACTCACTGATGGTATTCGTGGTACTTGGAACATTTATATATTAAAGCCTCTAGAAAATGATCCAGAGCTGTTTGAAATTAAAAGCCACAGCATAGTGCTACTGCATAGCGAACAAGACAAAGCATTTATTCAAGTTGACCTACCTTCGGGCACCGAAATATTAAAATCAGGCATTCAGCGCTTTGTTCCAGGTCAGAAAGTTAGAAAAAGCAAAACGGTTATCAATACCGCGTTAGCACATTAA
- a CDS encoding TetR/AcrR family transcriptional regulator: protein MNKIKVRSKSDSKRQLILTAATECFCDKGFLASSMAGIAKMANVSKQTVYSHFGSKDELFQAAIANRCEAFKLAISERTNIDDPKITLLEFAHEFVALLLSKEGMAIHRTCIAESKSNPEISRLFFAAGPEPVIKELSALLEGYRKNGTLDITDSHQAAIQFLAIVKGESVMRNEYNTELQLSQQQITEYLENTVSLFLRGYGYQ from the coding sequence TTGAATAAAATTAAAGTTCGCAGTAAAAGTGATTCTAAAAGGCAACTGATCTTAACGGCAGCGACCGAGTGTTTTTGCGACAAAGGTTTTCTTGCTTCGTCGATGGCTGGTATTGCTAAAATGGCCAACGTGTCTAAACAAACCGTTTATAGCCATTTTGGTAGTAAAGATGAGCTGTTTCAGGCTGCTATTGCCAATCGTTGTGAGGCATTTAAATTAGCCATAAGTGAACGAACTAATATTGATGATCCTAAAATAACCTTACTGGAATTTGCTCATGAATTCGTCGCACTGTTATTGTCAAAAGAGGGCATGGCGATACATCGAACATGTATCGCAGAATCTAAATCTAACCCAGAGATATCGCGCCTATTTTTTGCCGCAGGTCCTGAGCCTGTTATTAAAGAGTTATCAGCATTGTTAGAAGGTTATCGCAAAAACGGCACACTCGATATTACTGATAGTCACCAAGCGGCCATTCAATTTCTCGCGATTGTTAAAGGCGAGTCGGTCATGCGTAATGAATATAATACTGAACTTCAATTGAGCCAACAGCAGATCACAGAGTATCTGGAAAATACTGTTAGCTTATTTTTGCGGGGCTATGGCTACCAATAG